In Cotesia glomerata isolate CgM1 linkage group LG3, MPM_Cglom_v2.3, whole genome shotgun sequence, one genomic interval encodes:
- the LOC123262256 gene encoding multidrug resistance protein homolog 49-like isoform X2, with the protein MRDDAANLPVVHEPSRGGPPEYPNGASQDKVESSRKNPLEVEFVPPQTKEEDKPPPEAPSLPPIPYYKLFRFATFGELMYVFAGLFMGTMTGLCIPVANIQYGEFTTLLVDRNMTNQTSTPTFVMEMFGGGKILGPNASKEERMNALYDDSVAFGVSCAALSTLQFIFAIFTVDLLNVAAFRQIHRIRRMFLQAVLRQDMSWYDTNTSTNFASRITEDLDKMKEGMGEKLGVFTYLTVSFVSSIIVSFYYGWKLTLVVLSCAPVIVIATAIVAKVQSSLTALELTAYGQAGSVAEEVLGAIRTVVAFGGEKVEVNRYTAKLVPAEKTGIKRGMWSGVGGGIMWFIIYLSYAVAFWYGVQLILEDRPKLEKEYTPAVLVIVFFGVLAGAQNMGLTSPHLEAFAVARGSAATVFQVIDRVPTIDSLSTQGQKLSAVNGDIEFKDVYFKYPARKDVKVLQGLNLKIKSGETVALVGGSGCGKSTCLQLIQRLYDPLQGQVLLDGVDIAKLNVGWMRSYIGVVGQEPVLFDTTIRENIRYGNDNVTEEEMIKAAKEANAHDFISKLPEGYDSPVGERGSQLSGGQKQRIAIARALVRKPKILILDEATSALDLHSEATVQRALDAAAKGRTTVVVTHRLSTITNADRIVFIKDGQVAEMGTHEELLALGNHYYGLVSADASTTAKAKATATVAKSTVAAVPKAKPPLKKQFSTLSMHSHRLSLAGASTTSEEELDEHEKPYDAPMRRIFGLNKQEWLFNLIGCLAAATVGASFPAFAMLFGDVYYVLGLENPDEVREKTITFSIYFGIVGVVTGIGTFLQMYMFGLAGVRMTARIRKMTFTAMLKQEMGWYDEDTNSVGALCARLSSDAAAVQGATGSRIGAILQAMSTLVLGIGLSMYYSREMTLVSVVSIPLVLGAVFFEARIMGGQGMQEKKKMECATRIAVEAISNIRTVASLGKEKAFLERYCVELNHVAKATRIKNRLRGLVFSCGQTIPYFGYALSLYYGGYLAARKDLPYQDVIKVSEALIFGSWMLGQALAFAPNFNTAKISAGRIFRLLDRVPEILTPPEMEGKDLDWKADGLIQFSKVEFHYPTRTEQQILRGLNLIVKPGQMVALVGQSGCGKSTCIQLLQRLYDPLTGSVTIDRRDITSVSLSALRAQFGVVGQEPVLFDRTIAENIMYGDNNRVVTMDEVIEAAKKSNIHSFISSLPLGYDTRLGSKGTQLSGGQKQRIAIARALVRNPRILLLDEATSALDTQSEKVVQAALDKAMEGRTCITIAHRLATIKNADVICVLEKGMVAEMGTHDDLIAADGLYAHLHALQEAAME; encoded by the exons ATGCGCGATGACGCAGCGAATTTACCAGTGGTCCACGAACCCTCTCGAGGGGGCCCCCCAGAGTATCCAAATGGAGCCTCCCAAGACAAAGTCGAATCATCAAGAAAAAATCCCCTTGAGGT TGAATTTGTTCCACCGCAAACAAAGGAGGAGGATAAGCCACCCCCAGAGGCGCCATCCTTACCACCCATCCCTTATTACAAACTC TTTCGATTTGCGACATTCGGAGAGTTGATGTACGTCTTTGCTGGCCTCTTCATGGGCACCATGACGGGCCTGTGTATTCCAGTAGCAAATATTCAGTATGGTGAGTTCACAACTCTTCTGGTGGATCGTAACATGACGAATCAGACCAGCACGCCTACTTTTGTCATGGAGATGTTTGGTGGTGGAAAGATTTT AGGACCTAATGCATCAAAAGAAGAAAGAATGAATGCGTTGTACGACGATTCAGTGGCCTTCGGAGTGTCTTGTGCAGCTTTGTCGACCCTTCAATTTATCTTTGCAATATTCACAGTAGATCTGCTGAATGTCGCAGCGTTCCGTCAAATTCACAGGATCCGTCGCATGTTTTTGCAAGCTGTTTTGAGACAGGACATGTCCTGGTACGATACCAACACTTCGACGAATTTCGCTAGCAGGATAACCGA GGATTTAGATAAGATGAAAGAAGGAATGGGAGAAAAATTGGGAGTATTCACGTATCTGACGGTTTCATTCGTGTCATCTATAATAGTGTCCTTCTACTACGGATGGAAGCTGACCCTGGTAGTCCTGAGTTGCGCTCCAGTAATTGTAATTGCCACTGCGATCGTAGCCAAGGTTCAAAGCTCGCTAACTGCCTTGGAATTGACGGCTTACGGTCAGGCAGGTAGCGTAGCTGAAGAGGTTCTTGGTGCGATTCGTACAGTAGTGGCATTTGGAGGTGAAAAAGTAGAGGTCAATCGTTACACTGCTAAGCTAGTGCCTGCCGAGAAGACGGGTATTAAACGTGGAATGTGGTCCGGAGTGGGTGGAGGTATTATGTGGTTCATCATCTACCTGAGTTACGCGGTTGCCTTCTGGTACGGAGTGCAGCTCATTCTTGAAGATCGTCCGAAGCTTGAAAAAGAGTACACACCAGCAGTCCTGGTAATTGTCTTCTTTGGAGTGCTCGCTGGCGCCCAAAATATGGGATTGACTTCACCACATCTTGAAGCTTTCGCAGTGGCTCGCGGATCCGCGGCTACGGTTTTTCAAGTCATCGACCGGGTGCCCACTATCGACAGTCTTAGTACACAAGGGCAGAAGCTTTCTGCTGTTAACGGGGATATTGAATTCAAGGATGTGTACTTTAAGTATCCAGCGCGTAAGGATGTTAAAGTCCTGCAGGGGTTGAATTTGAAAATCAAAAGCGGAGAAACAGTCGCACTTGTGGGTGGATCTGGATGTGGTAAATCGACCTGTCTCCAACTTATTCAACGACTCTATGATCCTCTTCAGGGTCAG GTGCTGCTAGACGGAGTTGACATAGCCAAACTTAATGTCGGATGGATGCGGTCGTACATCGGCGTAGTCGGGCAAGAACCAGTGCTTTTTGATACAACCATAAGAGAGAACATCCGCTACGGAAATGATAATGTCACTGAAGAGGAGATGATCAAAGCTGCTAAGGAAGCTAATGCTCATGACTTCATTAGCAAATTAccggag GGTTACGACAGTCCTGTAGGTGAGCGCGGCTCACAATTATCAGGTGGACAAAAGCAAAGAATAGCCATAGCCCGGGCATTAGTGCGTAAGCCCAAAATTTTGATTCTGGATGAAGCGACATCTGCTTTAGATCTTCACAGCGAAGCGACCGTACAACGTGCACTTGATGCGGCTGCCAAAGGCAGAACTACTGTTGTTGTTACTCATCGGTTATCAACGATCACCAATGCCGATAGGATCGTCTTCATCAAGGATGGACAGGTTGCTGAAATGGGAACACACGAGGAATTACTTGCGTTGGGAAATCATTATTACGGATTAGTTTCTGCTGATGCCAGTACGACTGCTAAAG cTAAAGCAACAGCAACCGTAGCAAAAAGTACAGTAGCAGCCGTTCCAAAAGCCAAACCACCattaaagaaacaattttcaaCGTTGTCAATGCATTCGCATCGTCTGTCACTTGCCGGCGCGTCTACAACATCCGAAGAGGAACTCGACGAACATGAGAAACCCTACGACGCTCCGATGAGAAGAATTTTCGGGCTGAACAAACAAGAGTGGCTCTTCAATTTGATTG GTTGTCTAGCCGCAGCAACAGTTGGCGCCTCATTTCCAGCATTCGCGATGTTATTTGGTGACGTCTACTACGTACTGGGTCTGGAAAACCCGGACGAAGTTCGTGAGAAGACGATAACTTTCTCAATCTACTTTGGAATAGTCGGAGTGGTAACCGGAATAGGAACTTTCCTGCAAATGTACATGTTTGGATTGGCAGGAGTGAGGATGACCGCACGAATTCGTAAAATGACATTCACAGCGATGCTGAAACAAGAAATGGGGTGGTACGACGAGGACACCAATAGCGTGGGAGCATTGTGTGCTCGGTTATCATCAGACGCGGCTGCTGTCCAAGGAGCAACTGGGAGTCGTATTGGTGCTATTCTGCAAGCGATGTCGACTTTGGTGCTGGGAATCGGTCTGTCGATGTACTATTCGCGAGAAATGACTTTAGTGTCGGTGGTTTCGATACCACTGGTACTTGGAGCAGTATTTTTTGAGGCGCGTATAATGGGCGGACAAGGGATGCAAGAGAAGAAGAAAATGGAATGCGCAACGCGAATAGCGGTCGAAGCTATTTCGAATATTCGGACTGTTGCGAGTTTGGGAAAGGAGAAGGCCTTCCTAGAGCGATACTGCGTTGAGCTAAATCACGTTGCCAAAGCCACCAGAATAAAGAACCGTTTGCGAGGTCTGGTCTTCTCTTGCGGACAAACCATCCCCTACTTTGGATACGCTCTTAGTCTCTATTATGGTGGTTATCTCGCGGCCAGAAAGGATTTACCCTATCAAGACGTGATAAAGGTTTCAGAGGCGCTGATCTTCGGGTCCTGGATGCTTGGTCAGGCGCTTGCCTTTGCTCCAAACTTCAACACTGCCAAGATATCTGCCGGGAGAATATTCCGCCTGCTGGACCGAGTACCCGAAATCTTAACTCCGCCGGAGATGGAGGGCAAAGATTTGGACTGGAAGGCTGACGGCTTGATACAGTTTTCGAAAGTTGAATTCCATTACCCGACGCGAACGGAGCAACAGATCCTTCGTGGTCTGAATTTGATCGTAAAGCCGGGGCAGATGGTTGCGCTGGTGGGTCAAAGTGGATGTGGTAAATCAACTTGCATTCAATTACTTCAACGTTTGTACGACCCGCTTACTGGAAGCGTTACAATAGATCGCCGGGATATCACATCCGTATCTCTGTCCGCTCTGCGTGCGCAGTTCGGTGTTGTAGGTCAAGAACCAGTCCTCTTTGATCGGACTATCGCTGAGAATATTATGTATGGTGATAACAATCGGGTTGTTACCATGGATGAAGTTATTGAAGCTGCCAAGAAATCTAATATTCACAGTTTTATCAGCTCTCTACCTTTG GGTTACGATACAAGACTCGGTAGCAAAGGAACCCAGCTCTCTGGTGGTCAGAAACAACGTATTGCAATCGCACGTGCCTTGGTCCGAAATCCAAGAATCCTGCTGCTTGATGAAGCCACTTCCGCCCTCGACACGCAGAGTGAAAAG GTCGTCCAAGCAGCCCTGGACAAAGCTATGGAGGGTAGAACTTGTATCACCATCGCGCATCGTCTGGCGACCATAAAGAACGCGGACGTGATTTGCGTCCTGGAGAAGGGAATGGTCGCTGAAATGGGAACTCACGATGACTTAATCGCTGCAGATGGTCTCTACGCTCACCTCCACGCCCTCCAAGAAGCTGCCATGGAGTAA
- the LOC123262256 gene encoding multidrug resistance protein homolog 49-like isoform X1: MTQRIYQWSTNPLEGAPQSIQMEPPKTKSNHQEKIPLRYTQQDKEKDKQETECILDDDNEPIEFVPPQTKEEDKPPPEAPSLPPIPYYKLFRFATFGELMYVFAGLFMGTMTGLCIPVANIQYGEFTTLLVDRNMTNQTSTPTFVMEMFGGGKILGPNASKEERMNALYDDSVAFGVSCAALSTLQFIFAIFTVDLLNVAAFRQIHRIRRMFLQAVLRQDMSWYDTNTSTNFASRITEDLDKMKEGMGEKLGVFTYLTVSFVSSIIVSFYYGWKLTLVVLSCAPVIVIATAIVAKVQSSLTALELTAYGQAGSVAEEVLGAIRTVVAFGGEKVEVNRYTAKLVPAEKTGIKRGMWSGVGGGIMWFIIYLSYAVAFWYGVQLILEDRPKLEKEYTPAVLVIVFFGVLAGAQNMGLTSPHLEAFAVARGSAATVFQVIDRVPTIDSLSTQGQKLSAVNGDIEFKDVYFKYPARKDVKVLQGLNLKIKSGETVALVGGSGCGKSTCLQLIQRLYDPLQGQVLLDGVDIAKLNVGWMRSYIGVVGQEPVLFDTTIRENIRYGNDNVTEEEMIKAAKEANAHDFISKLPEGYDSPVGERGSQLSGGQKQRIAIARALVRKPKILILDEATSALDLHSEATVQRALDAAAKGRTTVVVTHRLSTITNADRIVFIKDGQVAEMGTHEELLALGNHYYGLVSADASTTAKAKATATVAKSTVAAVPKAKPPLKKQFSTLSMHSHRLSLAGASTTSEEELDEHEKPYDAPMRRIFGLNKQEWLFNLIGCLAAATVGASFPAFAMLFGDVYYVLGLENPDEVREKTITFSIYFGIVGVVTGIGTFLQMYMFGLAGVRMTARIRKMTFTAMLKQEMGWYDEDTNSVGALCARLSSDAAAVQGATGSRIGAILQAMSTLVLGIGLSMYYSREMTLVSVVSIPLVLGAVFFEARIMGGQGMQEKKKMECATRIAVEAISNIRTVASLGKEKAFLERYCVELNHVAKATRIKNRLRGLVFSCGQTIPYFGYALSLYYGGYLAARKDLPYQDVIKVSEALIFGSWMLGQALAFAPNFNTAKISAGRIFRLLDRVPEILTPPEMEGKDLDWKADGLIQFSKVEFHYPTRTEQQILRGLNLIVKPGQMVALVGQSGCGKSTCIQLLQRLYDPLTGSVTIDRRDITSVSLSALRAQFGVVGQEPVLFDRTIAENIMYGDNNRVVTMDEVIEAAKKSNIHSFISSLPLGYDTRLGSKGTQLSGGQKQRIAIARALVRNPRILLLDEATSALDTQSEKVVQAALDKAMEGRTCITIAHRLATIKNADVICVLEKGMVAEMGTHDDLIAADGLYAHLHALQEAAME, translated from the exons ATGACGCAGCGAATTTACCAGTGGTCCACGAACCCTCTCGAGGGGGCCCCCCAGAGTATCCAAATGGAGCCTCCCAAGACAAAGTCGAATCATCAAGAAAAAATCCCCTTGAGGT ACACACAACAAGACAAGGAGAAGGATAAACAGGAAACAGAATGTATACTGGATGATGATAATGAACCAAT TGAATTTGTTCCACCGCAAACAAAGGAGGAGGATAAGCCACCCCCAGAGGCGCCATCCTTACCACCCATCCCTTATTACAAACTC TTTCGATTTGCGACATTCGGAGAGTTGATGTACGTCTTTGCTGGCCTCTTCATGGGCACCATGACGGGCCTGTGTATTCCAGTAGCAAATATTCAGTATGGTGAGTTCACAACTCTTCTGGTGGATCGTAACATGACGAATCAGACCAGCACGCCTACTTTTGTCATGGAGATGTTTGGTGGTGGAAAGATTTT AGGACCTAATGCATCAAAAGAAGAAAGAATGAATGCGTTGTACGACGATTCAGTGGCCTTCGGAGTGTCTTGTGCAGCTTTGTCGACCCTTCAATTTATCTTTGCAATATTCACAGTAGATCTGCTGAATGTCGCAGCGTTCCGTCAAATTCACAGGATCCGTCGCATGTTTTTGCAAGCTGTTTTGAGACAGGACATGTCCTGGTACGATACCAACACTTCGACGAATTTCGCTAGCAGGATAACCGA GGATTTAGATAAGATGAAAGAAGGAATGGGAGAAAAATTGGGAGTATTCACGTATCTGACGGTTTCATTCGTGTCATCTATAATAGTGTCCTTCTACTACGGATGGAAGCTGACCCTGGTAGTCCTGAGTTGCGCTCCAGTAATTGTAATTGCCACTGCGATCGTAGCCAAGGTTCAAAGCTCGCTAACTGCCTTGGAATTGACGGCTTACGGTCAGGCAGGTAGCGTAGCTGAAGAGGTTCTTGGTGCGATTCGTACAGTAGTGGCATTTGGAGGTGAAAAAGTAGAGGTCAATCGTTACACTGCTAAGCTAGTGCCTGCCGAGAAGACGGGTATTAAACGTGGAATGTGGTCCGGAGTGGGTGGAGGTATTATGTGGTTCATCATCTACCTGAGTTACGCGGTTGCCTTCTGGTACGGAGTGCAGCTCATTCTTGAAGATCGTCCGAAGCTTGAAAAAGAGTACACACCAGCAGTCCTGGTAATTGTCTTCTTTGGAGTGCTCGCTGGCGCCCAAAATATGGGATTGACTTCACCACATCTTGAAGCTTTCGCAGTGGCTCGCGGATCCGCGGCTACGGTTTTTCAAGTCATCGACCGGGTGCCCACTATCGACAGTCTTAGTACACAAGGGCAGAAGCTTTCTGCTGTTAACGGGGATATTGAATTCAAGGATGTGTACTTTAAGTATCCAGCGCGTAAGGATGTTAAAGTCCTGCAGGGGTTGAATTTGAAAATCAAAAGCGGAGAAACAGTCGCACTTGTGGGTGGATCTGGATGTGGTAAATCGACCTGTCTCCAACTTATTCAACGACTCTATGATCCTCTTCAGGGTCAG GTGCTGCTAGACGGAGTTGACATAGCCAAACTTAATGTCGGATGGATGCGGTCGTACATCGGCGTAGTCGGGCAAGAACCAGTGCTTTTTGATACAACCATAAGAGAGAACATCCGCTACGGAAATGATAATGTCACTGAAGAGGAGATGATCAAAGCTGCTAAGGAAGCTAATGCTCATGACTTCATTAGCAAATTAccggag GGTTACGACAGTCCTGTAGGTGAGCGCGGCTCACAATTATCAGGTGGACAAAAGCAAAGAATAGCCATAGCCCGGGCATTAGTGCGTAAGCCCAAAATTTTGATTCTGGATGAAGCGACATCTGCTTTAGATCTTCACAGCGAAGCGACCGTACAACGTGCACTTGATGCGGCTGCCAAAGGCAGAACTACTGTTGTTGTTACTCATCGGTTATCAACGATCACCAATGCCGATAGGATCGTCTTCATCAAGGATGGACAGGTTGCTGAAATGGGAACACACGAGGAATTACTTGCGTTGGGAAATCATTATTACGGATTAGTTTCTGCTGATGCCAGTACGACTGCTAAAG cTAAAGCAACAGCAACCGTAGCAAAAAGTACAGTAGCAGCCGTTCCAAAAGCCAAACCACCattaaagaaacaattttcaaCGTTGTCAATGCATTCGCATCGTCTGTCACTTGCCGGCGCGTCTACAACATCCGAAGAGGAACTCGACGAACATGAGAAACCCTACGACGCTCCGATGAGAAGAATTTTCGGGCTGAACAAACAAGAGTGGCTCTTCAATTTGATTG GTTGTCTAGCCGCAGCAACAGTTGGCGCCTCATTTCCAGCATTCGCGATGTTATTTGGTGACGTCTACTACGTACTGGGTCTGGAAAACCCGGACGAAGTTCGTGAGAAGACGATAACTTTCTCAATCTACTTTGGAATAGTCGGAGTGGTAACCGGAATAGGAACTTTCCTGCAAATGTACATGTTTGGATTGGCAGGAGTGAGGATGACCGCACGAATTCGTAAAATGACATTCACAGCGATGCTGAAACAAGAAATGGGGTGGTACGACGAGGACACCAATAGCGTGGGAGCATTGTGTGCTCGGTTATCATCAGACGCGGCTGCTGTCCAAGGAGCAACTGGGAGTCGTATTGGTGCTATTCTGCAAGCGATGTCGACTTTGGTGCTGGGAATCGGTCTGTCGATGTACTATTCGCGAGAAATGACTTTAGTGTCGGTGGTTTCGATACCACTGGTACTTGGAGCAGTATTTTTTGAGGCGCGTATAATGGGCGGACAAGGGATGCAAGAGAAGAAGAAAATGGAATGCGCAACGCGAATAGCGGTCGAAGCTATTTCGAATATTCGGACTGTTGCGAGTTTGGGAAAGGAGAAGGCCTTCCTAGAGCGATACTGCGTTGAGCTAAATCACGTTGCCAAAGCCACCAGAATAAAGAACCGTTTGCGAGGTCTGGTCTTCTCTTGCGGACAAACCATCCCCTACTTTGGATACGCTCTTAGTCTCTATTATGGTGGTTATCTCGCGGCCAGAAAGGATTTACCCTATCAAGACGTGATAAAGGTTTCAGAGGCGCTGATCTTCGGGTCCTGGATGCTTGGTCAGGCGCTTGCCTTTGCTCCAAACTTCAACACTGCCAAGATATCTGCCGGGAGAATATTCCGCCTGCTGGACCGAGTACCCGAAATCTTAACTCCGCCGGAGATGGAGGGCAAAGATTTGGACTGGAAGGCTGACGGCTTGATACAGTTTTCGAAAGTTGAATTCCATTACCCGACGCGAACGGAGCAACAGATCCTTCGTGGTCTGAATTTGATCGTAAAGCCGGGGCAGATGGTTGCGCTGGTGGGTCAAAGTGGATGTGGTAAATCAACTTGCATTCAATTACTTCAACGTTTGTACGACCCGCTTACTGGAAGCGTTACAATAGATCGCCGGGATATCACATCCGTATCTCTGTCCGCTCTGCGTGCGCAGTTCGGTGTTGTAGGTCAAGAACCAGTCCTCTTTGATCGGACTATCGCTGAGAATATTATGTATGGTGATAACAATCGGGTTGTTACCATGGATGAAGTTATTGAAGCTGCCAAGAAATCTAATATTCACAGTTTTATCAGCTCTCTACCTTTG GGTTACGATACAAGACTCGGTAGCAAAGGAACCCAGCTCTCTGGTGGTCAGAAACAACGTATTGCAATCGCACGTGCCTTGGTCCGAAATCCAAGAATCCTGCTGCTTGATGAAGCCACTTCCGCCCTCGACACGCAGAGTGAAAAG GTCGTCCAAGCAGCCCTGGACAAAGCTATGGAGGGTAGAACTTGTATCACCATCGCGCATCGTCTGGCGACCATAAAGAACGCGGACGTGATTTGCGTCCTGGAGAAGGGAATGGTCGCTGAAATGGGAACTCACGATGACTTAATCGCTGCAGATGGTCTCTACGCTCACCTCCACGCCCTCCAAGAAGCTGCCATGGAGTAA